A stretch of DNA from Candidatus Anaeroferrophillus wilburensis:
ATTCTGAAGAAGTTGAAAGTCTTCGTTTCCGGTGATATCGGCTGCTACACTTTGGGTGCTCTGCCGCCCATCCAGGCGCTTCACTCCTGTGTCTGCATGGGGGCCAGCATCAGCATGGCCCATGGCATGTCCCACGTTGTTCCCGCCAGTGATGACTTGACCCAGAAAACCGTGGCGGTGATCGGCGATTCAACCTTTTTTCACTCAGGGATGACCGGCCTGCTGGATGCGGTATACAACAAGGGCAGCTCGGTGATTATGATCCTTGACAACCGTACCACCGGGATGACCGGTGGTCAGGAAAACCCCGGTACCGGCAAAACCCTGGCAGGTGAAGATGCTATTGCTGCTGATATTCCGGCGATGGCCAAGGCTTTTGGCATCAAAGATGTTGTGCTGGTGGACCCCTATAATCTGCAGGAGATTGAAGATACCTTGCGGGAGGAGCTGGCGAAACCGGAACTTTCGGTTATTCTGGTTAAGGCTCCCTGTGTCCTTCGCTACCGGATCAGCAAGCCGCCGCTGCAGGTGGACCCGGAAAAATGTACCGGCTGCAAGCGGTGTCTCCAGGTGAGCTGCAATGCCCTTGGTCTGGTCGAAGAGGGCGAGAAATCATACGTGCAGATTGATCAGAATATGTGTATCGGTTGCAGCGTCTGTGCTCAGGTCTGCAAATTTGATGCTATTTCCTGAGCCGAAGTGGAGGATATGACGAAATGAAAACGACAAACATTTTACTAGCTGGAGTTGGCGGCCAGGGTGTGCTGCTGGCCAGTCAGATTTTAACCTCGGTGGCCATTGCGGCCGGGCTGGATGTCAAGCAGAGCGAAGTGCATGGGATGTCCCAGCGCGGCGGCAGTGTCACCAGCCATGTCCGGTTTGGTGAACGGGTCTATTCGCCGACCATTGACGACGGTAAAGCCGATGTCGTCCTGGGATTTGAGCGCCTGGAAGCCTTGCGAAATGCCCATTGTGTTGCACCCGGGGGAATAATCATATATAATACCATGCGGATCAATCCCAGTACGGTGGCTTCAGGGGTTGCGGAGTATCCCGAGGGTATTGAGGCGGGGATTGAGGCCTATGCCAAGAAGGTGTATGCGGTGGATGGCTTGGGTCTGGCGTTGCAGGCCGGCAATGCCCGGTCGGCCAATACGGTGATGGTTGGGGCGATTTCGCGCTTCTTGCCGCTTTCCGAAGATTTATGGGCCCAGCAGATCAGAAAAATCCTGCCGGCTAAACTGGTTGATCTGAATCTAAAAGCATTTGAACTTGGGGTTCAGGCAGTGGCCAATTGAGGCTTTTCCTGCCGCTGAGTGACGGGCTGATTCTACCAGGGGGCGGTATAACGCCCCCTGTCTTTTTTTCAACGGTATAGGCGTTGCACCGGATGTACGAAAAATCAATCTATCATACCAAAGAAGTTCTGGCATCTCTTTACCAGATCAGCCGGCTGACTACGGCTACCAACGGTCGTGATGACCTGATCCGTATAGTGCTCGAAACAATCATCAACGGCCTTCAGTATGATCGCGTTGCCCTCTACCTGCTGAAAGAAGGAACCTCCATCCTGGAGGGAGTGAGCAATGTCGGCTGCCAGGTGAATATCAAGGGATTGAAGTATGATCTCTACCGGGATGCCTGTGTCGAAACCCGGGTGGTCAACAGCGGTGAAATTATTTTTATCAAGGAGG
This window harbors:
- a CDS encoding indolepyruvate oxidoreductase subunit beta, which encodes MKTTNILLAGVGGQGVLLASQILTSVAIAAGLDVKQSEVHGMSQRGGSVTSHVRFGERVYSPTIDDGKADVVLGFERLEALRNAHCVAPGGIIIYNTMRINPSTVASGVAEYPEGIEAGIEAYAKKVYAVDGLGLALQAGNARSANTVMVGAISRFLPLSEDLWAQQIRKILPAKLVDLNLKAFELGVQAVAN